A genomic window from Vicinamibacterales bacterium includes:
- the mtgA gene encoding monofunctional biosynthetic peptidoglycan transglycosylase → MKKGAVRGWLRRAGRGVLILLALGFSLAAYVYLSLPDVRVLRTKNPTTTAFMELRTRQARAKGLPSQRDQRWVPYARISNHLKRAVIVTEDSAFWKHEGVDYEQLRESMEVNWERGEFARGASTITQQLAKNLYLSPSKNPLRKLRELMITRRLEVELTKQRILEIYLNVIEWGDGIWGAEAAARRYFRKSAAELNATESALLAGAIANPHIMDPGRPSARLRRRQQMIMRRMGAVTPPPVTAEPAIPAVPSLDAIPSLPPPDVAAPSAPLTLPGTPVAPPKPPGRGGPGH, encoded by the coding sequence ATGAAAAAGGGTGCCGTCCGGGGCTGGCTGCGCCGAGCCGGCCGCGGTGTCCTCATCCTGCTCGCACTCGGGTTTTCGCTCGCGGCCTACGTGTATCTGTCCCTGCCTGACGTGCGCGTGCTCCGCACGAAGAACCCGACGACCACGGCGTTCATGGAGCTGCGGACGCGGCAGGCGCGCGCCAAGGGGCTGCCTTCGCAGCGCGACCAGCGCTGGGTGCCCTACGCGCGCATCTCGAACCATCTCAAGCGCGCCGTCATCGTCACCGAGGACAGCGCCTTCTGGAAGCACGAAGGGGTCGACTACGAGCAGCTGCGCGAGTCGATGGAGGTGAACTGGGAGCGCGGCGAGTTCGCGCGCGGCGCCAGCACCATCACCCAGCAGCTCGCGAAGAACCTGTACCTCTCGCCGTCGAAGAATCCCCTCCGCAAGCTGCGCGAGCTGATGATCACGCGCCGCCTCGAGGTCGAGCTGACCAAGCAGCGCATCCTCGAGATCTATCTGAACGTGATCGAATGGGGGGACGGCATCTGGGGGGCGGAGGCGGCGGCGCGGCGGTATTTCCGCAAGTCCGCCGCCGAGTTGAACGCGACGGAATCCGCGCTGCTTGCCGGCGCGATCGCCAATCCGCACATCATGGACCCGGGCCGGCCCTCGGCCAGGCTCCGCCGCCGCCAGCAGATGATCATGAGAAGGATGGGCGCGGTCACCCCGCCTCCGGTCACCGCCGAACCCGCGATCCCGGCGGTCCCGAGCTTGGACGCCATTCCCAGCCTGCCGCCGCCCGATGTCGCGGCCCCCTCAGCCCCCCTGACCCTCCCCGGGACCCCCGTCGCCCCCCCGAAACCCCCCGGCCGGGGAGGACCTGGGCATTAA
- a CDS encoding alanine--glyoxylate aminotransferase family protein, with protein sequence MAPTEPTSANASTSARAAADQTAGRLLLGPGPSPVAPRVMHAMQRPVLSHLDPDMMAILDDMRARLRRLFKADEGAFAFAVSGTGTAGMETAVANLARPGARAIAVVTGYFGDRLAQMLERHGAQVSRVTVEWGRACDPAQLEHALAGGADLVTMVHAETSTGVLNPVAEMCRAARAAGARTIVDAVTSFGAHPVDAAAWGADVVYSCSQKGLGAPSGLAPVMFTAEAIAGLKAAGSRRSFYLDLGLLQDYWIDRKYHHTISAPLIHALHEALVAVEEEGLEPRWERHRVNHLALVDALGSIGLELLPPPAERLWSLNAVKVPEGVDEAAVRKGLLQQFGIEIGAGLGPLAGKIWRVGLMGSGSTSANVSILTDALRTLLRR encoded by the coding sequence ATGGCGCCAACTGAACCCACGTCCGCCAACGCTTCCACCTCCGCTCGCGCCGCGGCGGACCAGACCGCCGGCAGGCTGCTGCTCGGTCCCGGTCCCAGCCCGGTCGCGCCGCGGGTCATGCACGCCATGCAGCGGCCCGTGCTCAGTCATCTCGATCCCGACATGATGGCGATCCTCGACGACATGCGGGCGCGGCTGCGGCGCCTGTTCAAGGCGGACGAGGGCGCCTTCGCATTCGCCGTCTCGGGCACCGGAACCGCGGGGATGGAAACGGCGGTCGCGAATCTCGCCAGGCCGGGGGCGCGCGCGATCGCCGTGGTGACCGGCTACTTCGGCGATCGCCTGGCGCAGATGCTCGAGCGCCATGGCGCGCAGGTCTCGCGCGTCACCGTCGAGTGGGGGCGGGCCTGCGATCCCGCGCAGCTCGAGCACGCGCTGGCCGGCGGTGCCGACCTGGTGACGATGGTGCACGCGGAGACGTCGACCGGCGTGCTGAATCCCGTCGCGGAGATGTGCCGCGCCGCCAGGGCGGCCGGCGCGCGCACCATCGTCGACGCGGTGACGTCGTTCGGCGCGCACCCGGTGGACGCCGCGGCGTGGGGCGCGGACGTCGTCTACAGCTGCTCGCAGAAGGGGCTGGGGGCGCCGTCGGGCCTTGCGCCGGTGATGTTCACCGCAGAGGCGATCGCCGGCCTGAAGGCTGCCGGATCGCGTCGATCGTTTTATCTCGACCTCGGGCTGCTGCAGGACTACTGGATCGATCGCAAGTATCACCACACGATCTCCGCACCGTTGATCCATGCGCTGCACGAGGCGCTCGTCGCGGTCGAGGAGGAAGGGCTCGAGCCGCGGTGGGAGCGGCATCGCGTCAATCACCTCGCGCTCGTGGACGCGCTCGGATCCATCGGCCTCGAGCTGCTGCCGCCGCCGGCAGAGCGGCTGTGGTCGCTGAACGCGGTGAAGGTGCCGGAGGGGGTCGACGAAGCGGCCGTGCGCAAAGGGCTGCTGCAGCAGTTCGGCATCGAGATCGGCGCCGGCCTGGGCCCGCTCGCCGGGAAGATCTGGCGCGTCGGTCTGATGGGATCGGGCTCGACGTCCGCCAACGTATCCATCCTCACGGACGCGCTGCGGACCCTGCTGCGCCGATGA
- a CDS encoding ABC transporter substrate-binding protein, whose amino-acid sequence MARHLTAALVALSVTAAAACNRSPAPPAPAAAGPVRGGSITASIRSEPATFNRFAPNGNQAAVDAVTRLVHAPLVRLNRVTGDVEPWLAERWTTSADGRTITLTLRDGLTFSDGVPLTADDVVFTFEAMYHPSTASSLASGVTVQHKPLQVTASDPRTVIVTLPAPFAPGAALLDNVPILPKHLLQASLDARAFGRAWGTTTPPASMAGLGPFVITEYVTRQRITFARNPHYWRKDASGAALPYLDRIVMQFVPGQDAEMLRVQAGEVDVMAVADVRPEDIASLRRLRDQGTIQLLDVGLSVDPNALWFNLTPGNRAVKAKPYLARAEFRRAISYAVDRDAIVKTVFLGAAEPVHGPITAGNKTWYSPSAPAFPHDPARARTLLASIGLTDRNRDGMLDDARGAPVRFSIITQGGHIRERTATMIQEQLRQAGIAVDIVALDPQSIFGRFGAGDYESIYYGFQASALDPAMNLDMWMSGGSGHVWNVGAPEPWEKTLDGVMLRQSAAPTLAERQQLLLEAQKIFAEHLPQIYFVAPKVTVALSRRVGGAVPVLLDPKVLWNAESLFVKP is encoded by the coding sequence GTGGCCCGACATCTGACCGCCGCGCTCGTCGCGCTCAGCGTGACTGCCGCCGCCGCGTGCAACCGATCGCCGGCGCCCCCCGCGCCCGCCGCCGCCGGCCCGGTTCGCGGCGGATCGATCACCGCCTCGATTCGCAGCGAGCCGGCCACGTTCAACCGGTTCGCGCCCAACGGCAACCAGGCCGCCGTCGACGCCGTCACGCGCCTCGTCCACGCTCCGCTCGTGCGCCTCAACCGGGTCACCGGCGACGTCGAGCCGTGGCTCGCGGAACGCTGGACCACCTCCGCCGACGGGCGCACCATCACCCTGACGCTGCGCGACGGCCTCACCTTCTCCGACGGCGTGCCGCTCACCGCCGACGACGTGGTGTTCACCTTCGAGGCGATGTACCACCCGAGCACCGCCAGCTCGCTGGCGTCGGGGGTCACCGTCCAGCACAAGCCGCTGCAGGTCACCGCGTCCGATCCACGCACCGTGATCGTGACGCTGCCGGCCCCCTTCGCGCCCGGCGCGGCGCTCCTCGACAACGTCCCGATTCTCCCGAAACACCTGCTGCAGGCCTCGCTCGACGCGCGCGCGTTCGGGCGGGCCTGGGGCACCACCACCCCGCCGGCATCGATGGCCGGCCTCGGTCCGTTCGTCATCACCGAGTACGTCACCCGCCAGCGGATCACGTTCGCGCGCAACCCGCACTACTGGCGCAAGGACGCGTCCGGCGCCGCGCTCCCGTACCTCGATCGCATCGTGATGCAGTTCGTCCCCGGACAGGACGCCGAGATGCTGCGGGTGCAGGCGGGCGAGGTCGACGTGATGGCGGTCGCCGACGTGCGGCCCGAGGACATCGCGTCCCTCCGCCGGCTTCGCGATCAGGGAACGATTCAGCTGCTCGACGTCGGGCTCAGCGTCGATCCCAATGCGCTGTGGTTCAACCTCACGCCGGGCAACCGCGCGGTGAAGGCCAAGCCATATCTCGCGCGCGCCGAGTTCCGCCGCGCGATCTCCTACGCCGTCGATCGCGACGCCATCGTCAAGACGGTGTTCCTCGGCGCCGCCGAGCCGGTGCACGGTCCGATCACCGCGGGAAACAAGACCTGGTACTCCCCGTCCGCGCCGGCCTTCCCTCACGATCCCGCCAGGGCGCGCACGCTGCTCGCGTCGATCGGCCTGACGGATCGCAACCGCGACGGCATGCTGGACGATGCGAGGGGGGCGCCGGTGCGGTTCTCGATCATCACCCAGGGCGGACACATCCGCGAGCGCACCGCCACGATGATTCAGGAACAGCTGCGGCAGGCCGGCATCGCCGTCGACATCGTCGCGCTGGACCCGCAGTCGATCTTCGGCCGCTTCGGCGCCGGCGACTACGAGAGCATCTACTACGGCTTCCAGGCGAGCGCGCTCGATCCGGCGATGAACCTGGACATGTGGATGAGCGGCGGATCGGGGCACGTGTGGAACGTCGGCGCGCCGGAGCCGTGGGAGAAGACGCTCGACGGCGTGATGCTGCGTCAGAGCGCCGCGCCGACGCTCGCCGAGCGCCAGCAGCTGCTGCTCGAGGCGCAGAAGATCTTCGCCGAGCACCTGCCGCAGATCTATTTCGTCGCGCCGAAGGTGACCGTCGCGCTCAGCCGGCGTGTCGGCGGCGCCGTTCCCGTGCTGCTGGACCCGAAGGTCCTGTGGAACGCCGAGTCGCTGTTCGTCAAGCCCTAA
- a CDS encoding GNAT family protein has protein sequence MTKLTLREVQPVTSTRPAHAATRTVTTSDWKQALPVLTGSMVTLRELRISDAASLLAMLSTEEVARFISPPPTTVEGFERFIAWTQRERAAGNYACFAVVPHGMDSAVGIFQVRQLEPGFGTAEWGFALGSEFWGTGLFMDGARMVIDFAFDVVGTHRLEARAAVLNGRGNGALRKIGAMQEGILRKSFLRNGEYLDQALWTILDEDWRAQRIIWGGARVH, from the coding sequence ATGACGAAGCTCACACTCCGCGAGGTGCAGCCGGTGACCTCAACCCGGCCGGCACACGCGGCAACCCGTACTGTTACGACGTCGGACTGGAAGCAGGCGCTTCCGGTGCTGACCGGTTCGATGGTGACGCTCCGCGAGCTGCGGATCTCGGACGCGGCGTCACTGCTGGCGATGCTCTCGACCGAGGAAGTGGCGCGGTTCATCTCGCCGCCCCCGACCACGGTGGAAGGCTTCGAGCGGTTCATCGCGTGGACGCAGCGCGAGCGGGCGGCGGGCAACTACGCCTGCTTCGCGGTGGTGCCCCACGGGATGGACTCGGCGGTCGGTATCTTCCAGGTGCGGCAGCTGGAGCCCGGTTTCGGCACCGCGGAATGGGGATTCGCGCTCGGCTCGGAGTTCTGGGGCACCGGGCTGTTCATGGACGGCGCGCGCATGGTCATCGACTTCGCGTTCGACGTCGTGGGCACGCACCGGCTCGAAGCCCGCGCGGCGGTCCTCAACGGCCGCGGCAACGGCGCGCTGCGGAAGATCGGCGCGATGCAGGAGGGCATCCTGCGCAAGTCGTTCCTCCGCAACGGCGAGTATCTCGACCAGGCGCTGTGGACCATCCTGGACGAGGACTGGCGCGCGCAGCGCATCATCTGGGGCGGCGCGCGCGTTCACTGA
- a CDS encoding S8 family peptidase — translation MTRWRYKLAAALLASICLLGVTADAAATPGSSGNGGHPKLDKKLNDRAENAPGGLMSRAIVVLYPGCDATKTYAKLNARKGRTFRIINADVVEVQNSHLKKLADDPCVKDMHWDRKTAGSLNRAAVVEGARAVQMTYGYDGAGVGVAVVDSGVATWHDDLTYTGSNPLVKVVGGQRVRKFVDFVNGRLTSYDDNGHGTHVTGIIAGNGFDTLGARAGIAPAANIVSLKVLDDRGGGFISNVIAALDWIAANRVTYNIRVVNLSVGAAVTESYNSDPLTLAAKRVVDEGVVVVTAAGNLGKDRVTGKTVYGAITAPGNAPWVLTVGAYSHEGTLTRSDDRMAGYSSRGPTAIDYAAKPDIVATGTGIVSLSAPGSLLYSTKSAYLLKGLLSSTTRPYLSLSGTSMASPVVAGAVALMVQANPQLTPNLVKAILQYTAQNYEYDALTQGAGFLNIKGAVDLARFLKNPQAGQVYPSNKAWSKTILWGNQKLKNGVIKPAGSAWAVTTVWGAARDLEGDNIVWGTVCGTIECDNIVWGTSLLDLDNIVWGTFDREGDNIVWGTIREGDNIVWGTFTEADNIVWGTRCDNADCGGLVWGASVAEGELDNIVWGTFMEADNIVWGTSGEVDNIVWGTSSDEDNTTWGSSGEENTLFEDPNVPSVFDGLIFDALFDGSAPEPVTTSEPDAPLATEPETSTTTTVLAPVTTILGGGL, via the coding sequence GTGACTAGGTGGCGATACAAACTGGCAGCGGCGCTTCTGGCGTCGATCTGCCTTCTCGGGGTCACGGCAGATGCCGCCGCGACACCGGGCTCGTCCGGGAACGGCGGTCATCCCAAGCTCGATAAGAAGCTGAATGACCGGGCCGAGAACGCCCCGGGCGGCCTGATGTCGCGCGCCATCGTCGTGTTGTACCCCGGCTGCGACGCGACGAAGACGTACGCGAAGCTCAATGCGCGCAAGGGACGGACGTTCCGCATCATCAACGCTGATGTCGTGGAAGTCCAGAACTCGCACCTGAAGAAGCTCGCGGACGACCCGTGCGTCAAGGACATGCACTGGGACCGGAAGACCGCCGGCTCGCTCAATCGTGCCGCGGTCGTCGAGGGCGCCCGTGCCGTGCAGATGACCTACGGTTACGACGGCGCCGGTGTCGGCGTCGCCGTGGTCGATTCGGGCGTTGCGACGTGGCACGACGACCTGACCTACACCGGTTCCAATCCGCTCGTGAAAGTGGTCGGCGGCCAGCGCGTCCGCAAGTTCGTTGACTTCGTCAACGGGCGGCTGACGTCGTACGACGACAACGGCCACGGCACGCACGTCACCGGGATCATCGCGGGCAACGGCTTCGACACGCTGGGCGCGCGGGCGGGGATCGCTCCGGCGGCCAACATCGTCAGCCTCAAGGTCCTCGACGATCGGGGCGGCGGCTTCATCAGCAACGTCATCGCGGCCCTGGACTGGATTGCGGCCAACCGCGTGACCTACAACATCCGCGTCGTCAACCTCTCGGTTGGTGCGGCGGTGACGGAGTCGTATAACAGCGACCCGTTGACGCTTGCGGCCAAGCGCGTGGTCGATGAGGGTGTGGTGGTCGTCACCGCGGCCGGCAATCTCGGCAAGGACCGCGTCACCGGCAAGACGGTGTACGGCGCGATTACGGCCCCCGGCAACGCGCCATGGGTGCTGACGGTCGGTGCCTACAGCCACGAGGGGACGCTGACCCGCAGCGACGACCGGATGGCCGGCTACAGCTCGCGCGGTCCCACGGCGATCGACTACGCCGCCAAGCCGGATATCGTCGCGACGGGCACCGGGATCGTGTCGCTCTCGGCCCCCGGCAGCCTGCTGTATTCGACCAAGTCGGCCTACCTGCTGAAGGGGCTGCTGAGCAGCACCACCCGGCCGTATCTGAGCCTGTCGGGCACCAGCATGGCGTCGCCGGTCGTGGCCGGCGCGGTTGCGCTGATGGTGCAGGCGAATCCGCAGCTGACGCCGAACCTGGTGAAGGCGATTCTCCAGTACACGGCGCAGAACTACGAGTACGACGCGCTGACGCAGGGGGCCGGCTTCCTCAATATCAAGGGAGCGGTCGACCTCGCGCGGTTCCTGAAGAACCCGCAGGCCGGCCAGGTGTACCCGAGCAACAAGGCGTGGTCGAAGACGATTCTCTGGGGCAACCAGAAGCTGAAGAACGGCGTCATCAAGCCCGCGGGCAGCGCTTGGGCCGTCACCACGGTGTGGGGCGCGGCGCGCGACCTCGAGGGCGACAACATCGTCTGGGGCACGGTGTGCGGCACGATCGAGTGCGACAACATCGTGTGGGGCACCTCGCTGCTGGATCTCGACAACATCGTGTGGGGCACCTTCGATCGCGAGGGTGACAACATCGTGTGGGGGACCATCCGCGAAGGGGACAACATCGTCTGGGGGACGTTCACCGAAGCCGACAACATCGTCTGGGGCACCCGCTGCGACAACGCGGACTGCGGCGGCCTGGTGTGGGGCGCGAGCGTCGCCGAAGGGGAACTCGACAACATCGTGTGGGGCACCTTCATGGAAGCCGACAACATCGTCTGGGGGACCAGCGGTGAGGTCGACAACATCGTGTGGGGCACCTCGAGTGACGAAGACAACACCACGTGGGGCAGCTCGGGCGAAGAGAACACGCTCTTCGAAGACCCGAACGTCCCGTCCGTGTTCGACGGGTTGATCTTCGACGCGCTGTTCGACGGCAGCGCTCCCGAGCCGGTTACCACCTCGGAACCGGACGCACCTCTGGCCACCGAGCCGGAGACTTCGACGACGACGACTGTTCTCGCACCGGTAACCACGATTCTCGGAGGGGGGCTCTAA
- a CDS encoding ABC transporter permease codes for MRLLGFLGLLVLAAPALAPYDASRQFPGYQYAPPMRPHLVDADGRWHAPFAYAVRLQDPLERRYTEDRAARIGSFAGSEPWFLLGSDALGRDVLSRLLIGARLSLGIALAAALISLALGAVAGAAAGYAGGWTDAVLMRIADGVMVLPAMYVVLALRGALPLVLTTGQVFGALVAVLSLIGWPVIARGVRAILVVERGAEYAEAARACGAGAARLVLRHLLPAARGFLGVQAAVLVPAFVMAEATLSFVGLGFAAPTPSWGAMLNEAAAIRVAADAPWLLAPAGAIVATVFVINAADVFRDRRRGVPNVT; via the coding sequence ATGAGACTGCTGGGATTCCTGGGGCTCCTGGTCCTCGCGGCCCCCGCCCTCGCACCCTACGACGCGTCGCGGCAGTTTCCCGGCTACCAGTACGCACCGCCGATGCGGCCGCACCTCGTCGACGCCGACGGCCGCTGGCACGCGCCGTTCGCGTATGCCGTGCGGCTGCAGGATCCGCTCGAGCGGCGCTACACCGAAGATCGCGCCGCGCGGATCGGCTCGTTCGCCGGATCGGAGCCGTGGTTCCTGCTCGGCAGCGATGCGCTCGGGCGCGACGTGCTGTCGCGCCTTCTCATCGGCGCGCGGCTGTCGCTGGGCATCGCGCTCGCCGCGGCGCTGATCTCGCTGGCGCTCGGCGCCGTGGCAGGCGCGGCGGCGGGATACGCCGGCGGATGGACCGATGCAGTCCTCATGCGCATCGCCGACGGCGTGATGGTCCTGCCGGCCATGTACGTCGTCCTCGCGCTGCGCGGCGCCCTGCCTCTGGTGTTGACGACGGGGCAGGTGTTCGGGGCGCTGGTCGCCGTCCTGTCCCTCATCGGGTGGCCCGTTATTGCACGCGGAGTACGCGCAATCCTCGTCGTCGAACGGGGGGCCGAGTACGCAGAAGCTGCGAGGGCCTGCGGCGCGGGCGCGGCGCGCCTGGTTCTGCGTCACCTGTTGCCCGCGGCGCGCGGGTTTCTCGGCGTCCAGGCGGCCGTACTGGTGCCGGCGTTCGTGATGGCGGAGGCGACGTTGTCGTTTGTCGGTCTTGGGTTTGCGGCCCCGACGCCGAGCTGGGGGGCGATGTTGAACGAGGCGGCCGCGATTCGCGTGGCGGCCGACGCCCCGTGGCTGCTGGCCCCCGCCGGAGCGATCGTCGCCACCGTTTTTGTGATCAACGCCGCCGACGTTTTTCGTGATCGGCGCAGGGGGGTGCCGAATGTGACCTAA
- a CDS encoding dihydrodipicolinate synthase family protein, with the protein MNLRSVFPPMPTPFKDGEVDTAAIQSNVRKWIAAGLGGVLTVGTNGEAALLEDDEADRVIEAARREVPADRVLLAGAGHESTRATIAAARRAAAAGADAVLVKTPSVYRAHVAAAGLIAHYTAVADASPVPVLLYNFPASTGVNLAPDTVAQLAAHPNIIGMKETSTDGAQFADLAAAVPSGFTVLCGAAPGVFAALCAGAAGAIIAVSSLLPSACLDLLAHVRAGRLDEARALQRRITPLGRAVTTAYGIPGLKAALDLSGYRGGEPRPPLAPLSADAVERIRVLLHGAN; encoded by the coding sequence GTGAACCTGCGTTCTGTGTTCCCGCCGATGCCGACGCCGTTCAAGGACGGCGAGGTCGACACCGCGGCCATTCAGTCGAACGTTCGCAAGTGGATCGCCGCCGGCCTCGGCGGGGTCCTGACGGTAGGGACCAACGGCGAGGCGGCGCTGCTCGAAGACGACGAGGCGGACCGCGTCATCGAAGCGGCGAGGCGGGAGGTGCCGGCCGATCGCGTGCTGCTCGCCGGCGCCGGGCACGAGTCGACGCGCGCGACGATCGCCGCGGCGCGGCGGGCGGCGGCCGCAGGCGCCGATGCCGTGCTGGTGAAGACTCCGTCCGTCTACCGCGCCCATGTCGCCGCCGCCGGGCTGATCGCGCACTACACGGCGGTCGCGGATGCCAGTCCGGTTCCCGTCCTCCTCTACAACTTCCCGGCCTCGACCGGCGTGAACCTTGCTCCCGACACGGTGGCGCAGCTCGCCGCGCATCCCAACATCATCGGCATGAAGGAAACGAGCACGGACGGCGCACAGTTCGCGGATCTCGCGGCCGCCGTGCCGAGCGGCTTCACCGTGCTCTGCGGCGCGGCGCCGGGCGTCTTCGCCGCGCTCTGCGCCGGCGCCGCCGGGGCGATCATCGCCGTTTCGTCGCTGCTGCCGTCGGCGTGTCTGGATCTGCTCGCGCACGTGCGCGCCGGCCGGCTCGACGAGGCGCGTGCGCTGCAGCGGCGGATCACCCCGCTCGGCCGCGCCGTCACGACCGCCTACGGCATTCCCGGTCTGAAGGCGGCGCTCGATCTCTCCGGTTACCGCGGCGGCGAGCCTCGTCCGCCCCTTGCTCCTCTTTCAGCGGACGCCGTCGAACGGATCCGCGTGCTGCTCCATGGCGCCAACTGA
- a CDS encoding S8 family peptidase, which translates to MSIRIARRPRVFAAAAVAAALFATALCAEAQPRRARLSRDLADRIAQRIEAPTEIIVDVPHDRVEAIAARYGATVKKRLREGVVLEATGGQIDALSQDADVPHISGNVRVSRMMAVTAAATGADQTWGGLGYLRGLSGAGIGIAVIDSGIGNHPALRGRVVASVDFTADRGPAADAYGHGTHVAGIIAQGNRDGASGMAPGVRLVNLKVLGADGSGTTDDVIEAIDWAVANRAAYNIRVINLSLGHPVFESYLDDPLSRAAQRAIDAGILVVAAAGNFGKTEDGRPVVGGIISPAHTPAVLTVGAVNTRATAQRSDDVMATYSSRGPTAFDGVLKPELVAPGNRIVAASAAGSFLAATYPERLRPGRGGADYIELSGTSMAAAVVSGAAALVLEAHPGLTPAQVKAALQLTSSRVEGAGLIEAGAGSLNVAAAVALGREGLPETVIAGERVA; encoded by the coding sequence ATGTCAATTCGAATCGCCCGCCGTCCGCGCGTGTTCGCCGCCGCCGCCGTTGCCGCCGCGTTGTTCGCTACGGCTCTTTGCGCCGAGGCCCAGCCTCGCCGCGCGAGACTGTCCAGGGATCTCGCCGATCGGATCGCGCAGCGGATCGAAGCTCCCACCGAGATCATCGTCGACGTGCCGCACGATCGCGTGGAGGCGATCGCGGCGCGCTACGGCGCGACGGTGAAGAAGCGGCTGCGCGAAGGGGTGGTGCTCGAGGCGACCGGCGGCCAGATCGACGCGCTCAGCCAGGATGCCGACGTTCCGCACATCTCGGGCAACGTGCGGGTGTCGCGGATGATGGCGGTGACGGCCGCGGCGACCGGCGCCGACCAGACGTGGGGCGGGCTCGGCTACCTGCGCGGTCTCAGCGGGGCCGGCATCGGCATCGCGGTGATCGACTCGGGCATCGGCAACCACCCGGCGCTGCGCGGCCGCGTGGTCGCGTCGGTGGATTTCACTGCGGACCGGGGTCCGGCGGCGGACGCGTACGGACACGGCACCCACGTGGCGGGGATCATCGCGCAGGGGAATCGGGACGGCGCGTCGGGCATGGCTCCCGGCGTCCGGCTGGTGAACCTGAAGGTGCTGGGGGCCGACGGCTCCGGCACGACGGACGACGTCATCGAGGCGATCGACTGGGCGGTGGCGAACCGCGCCGCCTACAACATCCGCGTCATCAATCTGTCGCTCGGGCACCCGGTGTTCGAGTCGTATCTGGACGATCCGCTGTCGCGCGCGGCGCAGCGTGCGATCGACGCCGGCATCCTGGTGGTGGCGGCGGCGGGGAATTTCGGCAAGACCGAGGACGGGCGTCCGGTGGTGGGGGGGATCATCTCGCCGGCGCACACGCCGGCCGTGCTGACGGTGGGGGCGGTGAACACGCGCGCCACCGCGCAGCGGTCGGACGACGTGATGGCGACCTACAGCTCGCGGGGTCCGACGGCGTTCGACGGCGTGCTGAAGCCCGAACTGGTGGCCCCGGGGAACCGGATCGTGGCGGCGTCGGCGGCGGGATCGTTCCTGGCGGCGACGTATCCGGAGCGGCTGCGTCCGGGCCGGGGCGGGGCGGACTACATCGAGTTGAGCGGCACCAGCATGGCGGCCGCGGTGGTGTCGGGGGCGGCGGCGCTGGTGCTCGAGGCGCACCCGGGGCTGACGCCGGCACAGGTGAAGGCGGCGCTGCAGCTGACGAGTTCGCGGGTCGAGGGGGCCGGGCTGATCGAGGCGGGCGCGGGCAGCCTGAATGTGGCGGCGGCGGTGGCGCTGGGGCGCGAGGGGCTGCCGGAGACCGTCATTGCGGGGGAGCGGGTTGCG
- a CDS encoding ABC transporter permease, with translation MAPKDRLVRFLLRRGAAALILVFAVTSGALLLAQLAPGDFASQIGRTPAEIAAERARLGLDRPFLERYAEWLRRSATLDLGESFQYQRPVTELVGAAARNTALLASCALVLATLLGIPWGVITGTQRGLAAAALRAMSLLLLSVPPLISSLVLLTVAARTGWLPVSGMGTVRHLIVPTLALALPIAALLERFQSSAMADSMSRPSTSAARARGVPEARVIWRHGWRQSLAPVLGIYGVVVGSLFSGSFAVESVTSWPGLGALMLQALMSRDMYLVAGCAAAGSAFLAAGILAADVVHAVADPRVTLEDAR, from the coding sequence ATGGCGCCGAAAGACCGACTGGTGCGATTCCTGCTCCGGCGCGGCGCCGCGGCGCTGATCCTGGTGTTCGCCGTCACGTCCGGCGCGCTGCTGCTCGCGCAGCTCGCGCCGGGGGACTTCGCGTCACAGATCGGCCGCACTCCCGCGGAGATTGCCGCCGAGCGCGCGCGTCTCGGCCTCGATCGGCCGTTCCTCGAGCGCTACGCCGAGTGGCTGCGCCGCAGCGCGACGCTCGATCTCGGCGAGTCGTTCCAATACCAGCGTCCGGTCACTGAGCTCGTCGGCGCCGCGGCCCGCAACACCGCCCTCCTGGCGTCCTGCGCCCTCGTCCTCGCGACGCTGCTGGGGATCCCGTGGGGGGTGATCACCGGCACGCAGCGCGGACTTGCCGCGGCGGCGCTGCGCGCCATGTCGCTGCTGCTGCTGTCGGTTCCGCCGCTGATCAGCTCGCTGGTGCTGCTGACGGTTGCCGCACGCACCGGATGGCTGCCGGTGTCCGGCATGGGAACGGTCCGCCATCTCATCGTGCCGACGCTCGCCCTGGCGCTGCCCATTGCCGCGCTGCTCGAGCGCTTTCAGTCGAGCGCGATGGCGGACTCGATGTCCCGCCCGTCGACCTCCGCCGCCCGCGCGCGCGGGGTTCCCGAAGCGCGCGTGATCTGGCGGCACGGCTGGCGCCAGTCGCTCGCGCCCGTGCTCGGGATCTACGGCGTCGTCGTCGGATCGCTGTTCAGCGGATCGTTCGCCGTCGAATCGGTGACGTCCTGGCCGGGCCTGGGCGCGCTCATGCTGCAGGCGCTGATGTCGCGCGACATGTATCTCGTCGCCGGCTGCGCCGCGGCGGGCTCGGCGTTCCTCGCCGCCGGCATACTCGCGGCGGATGTGGTCCACGCGGTCGCCGATCCGCGCGTCACGCTCGAGGACGCGCGATGA